In a single window of the Pseudoxanthomonas sp. F37 genome:
- the rlmD gene encoding 23S rRNA (uracil(1939)-C(5))-methyltransferase RlmD, whose amino-acid sequence MARTRSPRIDKTPFEALITDLTHDGRGVARRDGKAVFVSGALPGERVMAEQTAKNRHFDEARTLDVLEASPDRVAPRCPHFGTCGGCVLQHMDEARQIEAKQRVLMENLERIGHVSPKGVLPPLTGASWGYRRKGRFSVRRVNKKDRTLVGFREQDPRFVADLSECHTVIPQIGGKVAQLAALVESLDAREHIPQIEFIAGDAGADFSGVALVFRHLQPLSEGDRARLVAFGQASAFAIFLQPGGVESVHPLWPEAPELAFALAPWDVSLAFRPLDFIQVNAALNEKMIARTFELLDPRPQDRVLDLFCGLGNFTLPMARRVGEVVGVEGDAGLVARARENAQRNGLSNAQFHAADLTQDQRGTPWMRQGFDKLLLDPPRSGAIEVLQQLPLKQFDRIVYVSCHPGSLARDAGYLVNEQGYALVSAGVMDMFPHTAHVESIALFERP is encoded by the coding sequence GTGGCACGCACCCGCTCTCCCCGCATCGACAAGACCCCCTTCGAAGCCCTCATCACCGACCTAACCCATGACGGCCGCGGCGTCGCCCGCCGCGATGGCAAGGCGGTGTTCGTGTCGGGGGCGCTGCCGGGCGAGCGCGTGATGGCCGAGCAGACGGCGAAGAACCGCCATTTCGACGAGGCCAGGACGCTGGACGTGCTGGAGGCCTCGCCCGACCGCGTGGCGCCGCGCTGCCCGCATTTCGGCACCTGCGGCGGCTGCGTCCTGCAGCACATGGACGAGGCGCGGCAGATCGAAGCCAAGCAGCGCGTGCTGATGGAAAACCTGGAGCGCATCGGCCATGTGTCGCCGAAGGGCGTACTGCCGCCGCTGACCGGCGCCAGCTGGGGCTACCGCCGGAAGGGGCGTTTCTCGGTGCGTCGGGTCAACAAGAAGGACCGGACACTGGTGGGTTTCCGCGAGCAGGATCCGCGTTTCGTCGCCGACCTGTCCGAATGCCACACGGTCATTCCCCAGATCGGCGGCAAGGTGGCGCAGTTGGCCGCCCTGGTCGAAAGCCTGGACGCGCGCGAGCACATCCCGCAGATCGAATTCATCGCCGGCGACGCAGGTGCCGACTTCAGCGGCGTCGCCCTGGTGTTCCGCCACCTGCAGCCATTGAGCGAGGGCGACCGCGCCAGGCTGGTCGCCTTCGGCCAGGCCAGCGCCTTCGCCATCTTCCTGCAGCCGGGCGGCGTGGAAAGCGTCCACCCGCTGTGGCCCGAGGCGCCAGAGCTGGCGTTCGCGCTGGCGCCCTGGGACGTGTCCTTGGCGTTCCGGCCGCTGGATTTCATCCAGGTCAATGCCGCGCTGAACGAGAAGATGATCGCGCGCACGTTCGAGCTGCTGGATCCACGGCCGCAGGACCGCGTGCTGGACCTGTTCTGCGGCCTGGGCAACTTCACCCTGCCGATGGCGCGCCGGGTGGGCGAGGTCGTGGGCGTGGAAGGCGACGCCGGGCTGGTGGCACGCGCCCGCGAGAACGCGCAGCGCAACGGCCTGTCGAACGCGCAGTTCCATGCCGCCGACCTGACCCAGGACCAGCGCGGCACGCCGTGGATGCGTCAGGGCTTCGACAAGCTGCTGCTGGATCCGCCGCGCTCGGGCGCCATCGAGGTGCTGCAGCAGCTGCCGTTGAAACAGTTCGACCGCATCGTGTACGTCAGCTGCCACCCCGGCTCGCTGGCCCGCGATGCCGGGTATCTGGTCAACGAGCAGGGGTACGCGCTGGTGTCGGCGGGGGTGATGGACATGTTCCCGCATACGGCGCATGTGGAATCGATCGCTCTGTTTGAAAGGCCGTGA
- a CDS encoding response regulator encodes MSPAPGTMPSLLLVEDDRISAAFLSAALAALPARVQVAEDCAQALAASGPFDAWLIDANLPDGSGTWLLQRLRATDAAACALAHTADATDAMREALLQAGFAQVLVKPLSAQALVRALRAALGGADGGPDDVADWDDRAALKALAGNAEHVASVRQLFLSELPTTRSACLAAFDRGDPAALRAQLHRLQASCGFAGAAALAVIASRWHAAPADAALREAFAMACARLLTAVR; translated from the coding sequence ATGTCCCCCGCCCCCGGCACGATGCCCTCCCTCCTCCTGGTGGAAGACGACCGCATCAGCGCGGCCTTCCTGTCGGCGGCGCTGGCGGCACTGCCGGCCCGGGTCCAGGTGGCGGAGGATTGCGCACAGGCGCTGGCGGCGAGCGGCCCCTTCGACGCTTGGCTGATCGACGCCAACCTGCCCGATGGCAGCGGCACCTGGCTGCTGCAGCGCCTGCGTGCGACCGATGCCGCCGCATGTGCGCTGGCGCATACCGCCGACGCCACGGACGCCATGCGCGAGGCGCTGCTGCAGGCGGGTTTCGCGCAGGTCCTGGTCAAACCCCTGTCGGCGCAGGCGCTGGTGCGCGCCCTGCGCGCTGCCCTCGGCGGCGCGGACGGTGGGCCCGACGACGTTGCCGATTGGGATGACCGGGCGGCGCTGAAGGCGCTGGCCGGGAATGCGGAGCACGTGGCCAGCGTGCGGCAGTTGTTCCTGTCCGAACTGCCCACCACCCGTAGCGCCTGCCTGGCGGCCTTCGACCGCGGCGACCCTGCCGCGCTGCGCGCCCAGTTGCACCGGCTGCAGGCCAGCTGCGGCTTCGCGGGTGCGGCAGCCCTGGCGGTCATCGCCTCGCGCTGGCATGCCGCGCCGGCGGATGCGGCCCTGCGCGAGGCGTTCGCCATGGCCTGCGCGCGCCTGCTCACAGCCGTGCGCTGA
- the recO gene encoding DNA repair protein RecO, with translation MRITGETAFVLHARPWRETSLLVEVLGNDHGRIGLVARGVQGPKRHVLRAALQPLQCIRLDVDLRGELGRLVAAEALDAAPQPAGDAMLAAFYLNELVLRLAPRHDPLPALFEAYADAREGLRQREGLAWTLRRFERDLLEALGVGFALDQDAEGFPIDPAARYRLDPEQGPRRLLSDRGHEERSRAATGRALLALAGDARPSAEDLASLRLPLRSVLAHHLGPRGLKSWEMIGDLGRLKRAGPPDG, from the coding sequence ATGCGCATCACGGGCGAGACCGCCTTCGTCCTGCACGCGCGTCCCTGGCGCGAGACCAGCCTGCTGGTGGAAGTGCTGGGCAACGACCACGGGCGCATCGGCCTGGTCGCACGCGGGGTGCAGGGCCCGAAGCGGCATGTGCTGCGCGCCGCGCTGCAGCCGCTGCAGTGCATCCGGCTGGACGTCGACCTGCGCGGCGAGCTCGGCCGCCTGGTCGCGGCCGAGGCGCTGGATGCGGCGCCGCAGCCGGCCGGCGACGCCATGCTGGCGGCGTTCTACCTCAACGAACTGGTGCTGCGCCTGGCGCCACGGCACGATCCGCTTCCCGCACTGTTCGAGGCCTATGCGGACGCGCGCGAGGGCCTGCGGCAGCGCGAGGGCCTGGCGTGGACGCTGCGACGCTTCGAGCGCGACCTGCTGGAGGCGCTGGGCGTGGGCTTTGCGCTGGACCAGGACGCCGAAGGCTTTCCCATCGATCCCGCGGCACGCTACCGGCTGGATCCCGAGCAGGGGCCGCGCCGCCTGCTCAGCGACCGCGGACACGAAGAGCGCAGCCGGGCCGCGACCGGCCGGGCGTTGCTTGCGCTGGCCGGCGATGCACGACCGTCGGCGGAGGACCTGGCCAGCCTGCGCCTGCCGCTGCGCTCCGTGCTGGCGCACCACCTGGGCCCGCGCGGGCTGAAGTCGTGGGAGATGATCGGCGACCTGGGCCGGCTGAAGCGCGCGGGTCCGCCGGACGGGTAG